CCTCCGCGCACACCGCGAGCATGCCGCCGATGGCGCCCGTGTCGTCGTAGGCGGGCGCGTGGCTGACGTCGAAGTAGGACTCCTCGCGGTAGCCGCTGCGGTTGAGCAGCAGCCGCAGCGCGGGCACCCAGCTGGCGACGCCCGTCGTCATCGCCTCCCGCACCAGCGGCTCCAGTGAGTCCCACGCCTCCGCCAGCGTGCCGCGGATGTCCGTGCCCAGCGCGGCCGGGTGCTTGTCCCCGATCACCAGCGAGTAGGCGTCGTTGTAGAACTGGGTGAGCTCCGGGCCCCAGGTGAGGATCATGGGGTAGCGCGACCCGAGCAGCGTCTTCACGAGCACCTTGAGGCTCGTGGGCCAGGAGGCCACGGGCCCCACCGGCGACGCGTCCCAGCCGTGCGCGCGCACCAGCGCGTGCATCTGGCTGCCTCCGGTGAAGAGGGTCTCCGGGGTCTGGGGCGGAACGTCCTGGCTCATCTCGGGCGCTGCTCCTGGGCTCGGCGAGCCATTTCCCTATGACGGCTCCCGGAGTGTTCCCACTGGAAAAATGATCATCCGTCCGGAGCGGAGCACCCGGCCCTCCGCATGCTCGCAGGCCCTGCCGCCGCGGGGCGGACGCCCCCCGCATCCCTTGCGTCCAGGCGCCCGGCCGCCTGCCTGCTGGAGCACGGCTGGCGGGCTGTCCATCCCCGGCCGCACGCCTTACCTCCGTAGGGATGATGCCCTCTCCCCAGGCCGAATCCCGGGTGCTGCGCGAGAAACATCCCACCGAAGGCGCCGAGCGAGGCCGCCTCTCACCGCGGCGTGAAGCCCTGCTCCAGGCGCGCATCAAGGACCTGTCGCTGCGGCTGGGCGGCACACCCCTGGAGCGCTACATCGCGCAACTCCACGCCGAGCTGGAGGCGAAGGGGCTGTCCTTCAAGCCCCAGTGCTACCTGTCCGATGAATGGGGCTGTCCCTCCGGCGTGCCCGTCATCGGGCTGCCCTTCTACCTGGCGGATCCAGACCTCCTGTCCATCGAGGCGGAGCTGGGGGGCAGCGCGGAGACGGAGGCCGAAATCCTCATGTACCTGCGCCACGAGGCGGGCCACGCGTTCAACTACGCGTACCGCCTCTATGACACGGACGAGTGGCGCCGCGTCTTCGGCGACTACGGCCGGCCGTACCAGGACGACTACAAGCCGCGGCCCTTCTCGCGCCGGTACGTCTTCCACATCTCCGGCTGGTACGCGCAGAAGCACCCGGACGAGGACTTCGCGGAGACCTTCGCCGTGTGGCTCACGCCGGGCAGCGACTGGGCGAAGCGCTACCAGGGCTGGGGCGCGCTCAAGAAGCTCCACTACGTGGAGGACATCGCGAAGCGCCTGGGCCGCACGACGCCGCCCGTGCAGCTGGCCCAGCCGGACTTCACCACCGAGGAGATGGAGGGCACCGTCCAGGACCACTACCGCCAGCGCGAGCTGGACGAGAAGGTGGACGTGGAGCTGAGGAACGCCTTCGACCACGCGCTGGAGGACATCTTCTGGGGCCCGGGCGAGGCGCCCGTGAGCGCGGCGACGCTGGTGCAGGCCGAGCGCCAGCGCCTGCTGTCCACCGTGGGCCACTACGCGGGGGTGAGCCGGGGCGTGGTGCGCGCGCTCGTGGACCACCTGGCGGAGCGCACCGCCGCGATGAACCTCACCCTGCACCCGGACGACAGCCGCGAGGCGGCGATGCAGTTGGCGTCGCTCGTCACCGTCCTGGCGATGAACTACCTGCACACCGACCGCTTCTTCGAGGACTGACCATGCCCCTGAAGTCCCTCCGCATCGCCGTCCTCCACTACCAGGCGAAGGACGACCCGCCCGACCCCGTGGTGGCGCAGGTGAGCGCGGCCCTGCGCGCGGCCGGCCATGAGCCCGTGGACCTGCGCGTGGACGAGAGCGTCTCCGACCTGGTGCGCCAGCTCACCCGCGCCCGCGCGGACCTGGTGTTCAACCTCTGCGAGACGTTCGCGGAGGATTACCGGCTGGAGGTCAACGTCGCGGCGGTGCTGGAGCTGGCGCGCGTGCCCTTCACGGGCTCCGGCACCGCGGGCCTGCTGCTCGCGCAGGACAAGGTGCTCACCAAGCAGCTGCTCCAGTTCCACGGCGTGCTCACGCCCCGCTTCGCCACCTTCGACGGCATCTCCTTCCAGGCCAACGGCGACCTGTCCTTCCCGCTGGTGGTGAAGCCCGCGCGCTCGGACGCGTCCATGGGCCTGGGGGTGGAGAAGGACATGGAGGGGCTGGCCCGGCGGGTGAAGAAGATCCGCGAGGAGTACGACGACGAGGCGCTGGCGGAGGAGTTCATCGAGGGGCGCGAGCTGTACGTCGGCCTGGTGGGCGACGCGGCGAAGCCGGAGGTGCTGCCGGTGGTGGAGCTGGACTTCGGCTCCAGGTGGAACCGCAAGCGGATGAAGATCGCCAACCGCGAGGTGAAGTTCGGCCCGGAGACGCCGGGCAGTCCGCACCTGGTGCTGCCCACGGACCTGTCGGACGAGCTGCAGGGCCGCATCGGCCGCGCGGCCGTCACGGCGTTCCGCGCGCTCAAGCTGCGCGACTACGCGCGCATCGACTTCCGCGTGTCCAGCCGCACCAACGAGCCCTACCTCCTGGAGGTGAACCCCAACCCCTACCTGGAGACGCAGTGCGAGGTGGCCATGGGGGCGAAGGAGCGCGGCCTGAGCTACGAGGCGCTCGTGCAGCGCATCGTGGAGACCGCGGCCCGGCGTCACGGCCTGGGGGTGGCGTCCAGGGCCACGCCCGGTGCGCCCGCCCGGGACGCGGCGCCCGCCCCGCACTGAGGGCGAAGGGCCGGCGCGCGGCGGCCTGTGTCGCGCGTGACGCCCTCCGCGCCGGGGCCTGGATTCCGGTGGCCCGGCCGGAGGCGTTGGCCTAAGGGGGACGGGTGATTCGCCGTCAGTGGCTGGACCATGCCAGGGCCGTCGCCCGCTTCGCGCCCGTGCGGCCCGCGGTGAAGGCGGGCCTCCGGGCCGCGCTCGCCTTCTTCGTCCCCACCGTCGTGGGCACCGCGCTGCACCTGCCCGGCGCGCTGTGGCTCGCGGTGGGCGGCTTCAACACGTCCTTCGTCGACAAGGGCGGCTCC
This genomic stretch from Corallococcus caeni harbors:
- a CDS encoding putative zinc-binding metallopeptidase, with amino-acid sequence MPSPQAESRVLREKHPTEGAERGRLSPRREALLQARIKDLSLRLGGTPLERYIAQLHAELEAKGLSFKPQCYLSDEWGCPSGVPVIGLPFYLADPDLLSIEAELGGSAETEAEILMYLRHEAGHAFNYAYRLYDTDEWRRVFGDYGRPYQDDYKPRPFSRRYVFHISGWYAQKHPDEDFAETFAVWLTPGSDWAKRYQGWGALKKLHYVEDIAKRLGRTTPPVQLAQPDFTTEEMEGTVQDHYRQRELDEKVDVELRNAFDHALEDIFWGPGEAPVSAATLVQAERQRLLSTVGHYAGVSRGVVRALVDHLAERTAAMNLTLHPDDSREAAMQLASLVTVLAMNYLHTDRFFED
- a CDS encoding D-alanine--D-alanine ligase family protein; protein product: MPLKSLRIAVLHYQAKDDPPDPVVAQVSAALRAAGHEPVDLRVDESVSDLVRQLTRARADLVFNLCETFAEDYRLEVNVAAVLELARVPFTGSGTAGLLLAQDKVLTKQLLQFHGVLTPRFATFDGISFQANGDLSFPLVVKPARSDASMGLGVEKDMEGLARRVKKIREEYDDEALAEEFIEGRELYVGLVGDAAKPEVLPVVELDFGSRWNRKRMKIANREVKFGPETPGSPHLVLPTDLSDELQGRIGRAAVTAFRALKLRDYARIDFRVSSRTNEPYLLEVNPNPYLETQCEVAMGAKERGLSYEALVQRIVETAARRHGLGVASRATPGAPARDAAPAPH